Proteins encoded by one window of Mycolicibacterium sp. ND9-15:
- a CDS encoding DUF5642 family protein, with product MLVLRRFVSLVTVLGAIVASSSCSTSGRDSATTVPSTSPSATLNLSRIAELSDDFPPGFTPEPQSGPKAVTPQDAHLISDTVSYGKPLTVDPPECRPLFKPVEAQAGAEKAGIGAGGPQPPALVVSAVNPVAVPVALPIRGCDRMTFVVAGAVPDGTAERLTAPHIDGATTNGVKVFYDGGVEYFYTAILDGRTYVEVWGRVGPDFQAEPVLPDLLTKAVAAIRQ from the coding sequence ATGTTGGTGCTGCGGCGTTTCGTCTCATTGGTGACGGTGCTCGGTGCGATCGTTGCGTCGTCGAGCTGCTCGACTTCTGGGAGAGATTCTGCGACGACCGTACCTTCGACTTCCCCGTCGGCCACGCTGAACCTGTCTCGGATCGCCGAGCTGAGCGACGACTTCCCGCCGGGCTTCACACCCGAGCCGCAGTCCGGACCGAAAGCGGTGACACCTCAAGACGCTCACCTGATCAGCGACACCGTCTCGTACGGAAAGCCACTCACCGTTGATCCGCCGGAATGCCGACCTTTGTTCAAACCCGTCGAGGCGCAAGCGGGTGCCGAGAAGGCGGGCATCGGCGCTGGGGGGCCGCAGCCGCCGGCGCTTGTCGTCAGTGCGGTCAACCCGGTCGCGGTTCCTGTTGCCCTTCCGATACGGGGTTGCGACCGGATGACCTTCGTCGTGGCCGGTGCTGTCCCCGACGGCACTGCCGAACGGCTCACCGCGCCGCATATCGACGGCGCGACGACCAACGGCGTCAAGGTGTTCTACGACGGGGGCGTCGAGTACTTCTACACCGCGATACTGGACGGCCGCACGTACGTCGAAGTGTGGGGTCGCGTCGGTCCGGACTTCCAGGCAGAGCCGGTGCTTCCCGACCTGTTGACCAAAGCCGTGGCCGCCATCCGGCAGTAG
- a CDS encoding TetR/AcrR family transcriptional regulator: protein MLEVTAAVTPKGERRRFALVSAAADLLCEGGFDAVRHRAVARRAGLPLASTTYYFSSLDDLIAKAVEHIGEREAEQLRARVEMLSRRRRGAESTADILVDLLVDDVVGQRVSEQLISRYERYIACARHPLLRDIQRRILRQRTDAVVEVVERSGRSVRAGYLTALVNAVDGAVVAALVGDGDGPRATARATLIDVIDVLAPIDERVAQV, encoded by the coding sequence ATGCTAGAAGTGACGGCAGCGGTCACTCCCAAGGGAGAGCGTCGGCGGTTTGCGCTGGTCAGTGCCGCTGCCGATCTGCTGTGCGAAGGCGGCTTCGACGCAGTGCGGCATCGCGCGGTGGCGCGTCGCGCCGGCCTGCCGCTGGCGTCGACGACCTACTACTTCTCGTCGCTCGATGATCTGATCGCCAAAGCCGTCGAGCACATCGGCGAGCGTGAGGCAGAGCAGTTGCGTGCGCGGGTCGAGATGCTGTCGCGGCGGCGGCGAGGCGCGGAATCGACCGCCGACATCTTGGTCGACCTGTTGGTCGACGACGTGGTGGGGCAGCGGGTCAGCGAGCAGTTGATCTCGCGCTATGAGCGCTACATCGCGTGCGCACGCCACCCCCTGCTGCGCGACATCCAACGGCGGATCCTGCGCCAGCGCACGGATGCGGTTGTCGAGGTCGTCGAACGCTCGGGGCGGTCGGTGCGCGCCGGGTACCTCACCGCGTTGGTCAACGCGGTCGACGGTGCCGTGGTGGCGGCGCTCGTCGGGGACGGCGACGGCCCTCGCGCAACAGCACGCGCGACGTTGATCGACGTGATAGACGTGTTGGCGCCAATCGACGAGCGAGTGGCGCAGGTGTAG
- a CDS encoding alpha/beta hydrolase: MAAMPELSRRSLLRLGLGAAAGAAALRMAPVVPAAPAAPTYVDGSFVSAARGGLTTNWAIARPPGQTAPLRPVIALHGKGQDAAGVMAGGVERGLAEAVAAGLPPFAVVAVDGGGGYWHKRASGEDSGAMVLDELIPMLGSHRLDVSRVGFLGWSMGGYGALLLGARLGAARTAAICAVSPALWTSAGAAAPGAFDSAADYAANSVWGLPALASIPIRIDCGISDPFYSATREFIAQLPNPPAGGFSPGGHDAGFWSAQLPAELTWMAPLLVT, encoded by the coding sequence ATGGCCGCCATGCCCGAACTGAGTCGCCGTTCGCTTCTGCGCCTCGGACTCGGTGCCGCGGCCGGGGCGGCGGCGCTGCGCATGGCGCCCGTGGTCCCGGCGGCGCCCGCCGCGCCCACCTACGTCGACGGGTCCTTCGTCTCTGCGGCGCGGGGCGGACTGACGACCAATTGGGCGATCGCGCGCCCACCCGGCCAGACCGCCCCGTTGCGTCCAGTCATTGCGCTGCACGGTAAGGGACAGGACGCCGCCGGGGTGATGGCCGGTGGCGTGGAGCGGGGCCTGGCCGAGGCGGTCGCGGCAGGCCTGCCGCCCTTCGCGGTCGTCGCCGTCGACGGCGGCGGAGGCTACTGGCACAAGCGGGCCTCCGGCGAAGACTCCGGGGCAATGGTGCTCGACGAGCTGATCCCCATGCTGGGTTCGCATCGCCTGGACGTCTCGCGTGTCGGCTTCCTCGGCTGGTCGATGGGCGGCTACGGCGCGCTGCTGCTCGGCGCCCGGCTCGGAGCCGCGCGCACGGCGGCGATCTGCGCGGTGAGCCCGGCGCTGTGGACATCCGCCGGTGCCGCCGCGCCCGGTGCGTTCGACAGTGCGGCGGACTATGCGGCCAACAGCGTCTGGGGCCTGCCCGCGCTGGCGTCGATTCCGATCCGGATCGACTGCGGGATCAGCGATCCCTTCTATTCGGCGACAAGAGAGTTCATCGCGCAGCTGCCGAACCCACCCGCCGGCGGCTTCTCGCCGGGCGGGCACGACGCGGGGTTCTGGAGCGCGCAACTGCCCGCGGAGCTGACCTGGATGGCTCCGCTGCTGGTCACCTAG
- a CDS encoding EspA/EspE family type VII secretion system effector, with translation MGVLDAFLSTWSQARATFGEGTPRDGAGLDNSSRLESIRGDVEAAAPGSNWTGSGADGYADENARQANALGVMAGLDRRLAAEVDRSAAVVAAGRRDLDAVRKWVVDAAATVPSTVAGEQWLWPVVSKGANEVAEIIQRSHADLAAIAARMRGIGAEYDELNRHPEKDDDATPVSFGSGEGTSDLPETTFDLNDVVQLAPYDPSDPRTFGPRGYRELVPGSGTWIPDPSSPDYRPTPVEAPLDLDDVECRPPYVAGDESTYGPFGYQELVPGSGTWVPIPGGPAWPSDPPDRPLDLTDIEYRPPYVSGDETTYGPYGYTELIPGGGVWVPDANAGGPR, from the coding sequence GTGGGTGTACTGGATGCCTTCTTGTCGACGTGGTCGCAGGCGCGCGCCACGTTCGGTGAGGGCACCCCGCGCGACGGCGCCGGACTCGACAACAGTTCCCGCCTGGAGTCCATCCGGGGTGACGTGGAGGCGGCGGCGCCGGGCTCCAACTGGACCGGCTCGGGCGCCGACGGTTACGCCGACGAGAACGCCAGGCAGGCAAACGCTCTCGGTGTAATGGCCGGTCTCGACCGGCGGCTCGCGGCAGAGGTCGACCGGTCAGCCGCTGTCGTGGCAGCGGGTCGGCGCGACCTTGACGCGGTGAGGAAGTGGGTGGTCGATGCCGCGGCGACGGTGCCCAGCACCGTGGCCGGCGAACAGTGGCTGTGGCCGGTGGTCAGCAAGGGCGCCAACGAGGTCGCGGAGATCATTCAGCGTTCGCATGCCGACCTCGCCGCAATCGCGGCGAGGATGCGCGGAATCGGCGCCGAATACGACGAGCTGAATCGTCACCCCGAGAAGGACGACGACGCGACACCCGTGTCCTTCGGAAGTGGCGAGGGGACGAGCGACCTTCCCGAAACCACATTCGATCTCAACGACGTCGTGCAACTCGCGCCGTACGACCCGAGCGATCCGAGGACATTCGGGCCTCGCGGCTACCGCGAGCTGGTGCCGGGGTCGGGCACCTGGATTCCAGACCCGAGCAGCCCGGACTACCGGCCCACTCCAGTCGAAGCGCCGTTGGATCTCGACGACGTCGAGTGCCGGCCGCCGTACGTCGCCGGCGACGAAAGCACCTACGGGCCCTTCGGTTACCAGGAGCTCGTGCCGGGATCCGGAACCTGGGTGCCGATTCCCGGCGGACCGGCCTGGCCCTCGGATCCGCCGGACAGGCCACTGGACCTCACCGACATCGAGTACCGGCCGCCGTACGTGTCCGGCGACGAAACCACATACGGCCCGTACGGGTACACCGAGCTGATCCCAGGCGGCGGTGTCTGGGTGCCGGACGCAAACGCCGGCGGCCCGCGCTGA
- a CDS encoding TetR/AcrR family transcriptional regulator, which produces MRTHGWSGSAPSTDEEAVARILDAAGKAIDARGAEFSIADVARTLGVTRQTVYRYFPSTDALLVASAQRAASGFLDRLADHLQGVTDPQEAVAEGIATALEWLPRDKHMGLLLTPGRASAFSQTVTSDVALEFANSMLRRFDVDWRALGFADNDLDELAEHLLRIIQSFIIDPGRPPRRGAELRNYLRRWVGASLATTSAAR; this is translated from the coding sequence GTGCGCACCCACGGCTGGTCCGGCTCGGCGCCGTCGACGGATGAGGAGGCGGTCGCCCGCATCCTCGATGCCGCGGGTAAGGCGATCGATGCCCGGGGAGCGGAGTTCTCGATCGCCGACGTGGCGCGCACCCTGGGCGTGACGCGTCAGACGGTCTACCGGTACTTCCCCAGTACCGACGCGCTGCTGGTGGCTTCCGCGCAACGTGCGGCGTCCGGCTTCCTGGACCGGCTGGCCGATCACCTGCAAGGAGTGACCGACCCGCAGGAGGCGGTCGCCGAAGGCATCGCCACCGCGCTGGAGTGGCTGCCCCGGGACAAGCACATGGGCCTGTTGCTGACGCCCGGGCGGGCCAGTGCCTTCAGCCAGACCGTCACGTCGGATGTGGCGTTGGAGTTCGCCAACTCGATGCTGCGGCGCTTCGACGTGGATTGGCGCGCTTTGGGCTTCGCCGACAACGACCTCGACGAGTTGGCCGAGCACCTGCTGCGGATCATCCAGTCGTTCATCATCGACCCGGGCCGCCCGCCGCGCCGAGGTGCGGAACTGCGCAACTACCTGCGTCGCTGGGTCGGCGCGAGCCTCGCCACCACGAGCGCAGCCCGCTGA
- a CDS encoding cytochrome P450, with translation MTQATCPFGPGYDFTDPDVLLRGIPVAEFAQLRKTAPVWWNEQPESIFDDGGYWVVSRHEDIKAISRNSDLWSTNRKGAVMRLPEGATAEQLELTKALLINHDAPEHTRLRKLVSRLFTPRAIAALEERLGTAAREIVAAAKRKGSGNFVDDVAMNLPLLAIADLIGVPEADREKLFGWTNAIMNTDDPDFDSDPTAANAELMGYAYSMAEERRRCPADDIVTRLVQADIDGESLDDVEFAFFVILLAVAGNETTRNAMTHGMNAFFENPDQWELFKRERPETTADEIVRWATPVHCFQRTAMADTELGGVTIREGQRVGLFYSSANYDESVFEQPFRFDIVRDPNPHLGFGGNGAHYCIGANLARMEIKLIFDEIADQIPDIAKLGEPQRLRSGWINGVKDLQVSYTG, from the coding sequence ATGACGCAGGCCACATGCCCCTTCGGACCGGGATATGACTTCACCGATCCCGACGTGCTGCTGCGCGGTATCCCGGTCGCCGAATTCGCCCAGCTTCGCAAGACCGCCCCGGTGTGGTGGAACGAGCAGCCCGAGTCGATCTTCGACGACGGCGGCTACTGGGTGGTCAGCCGTCACGAAGACATCAAGGCCATCTCCCGCAACTCCGATCTGTGGTCGACCAACCGCAAGGGCGCAGTGATGCGGCTGCCGGAAGGCGCCACCGCCGAACAACTCGAGCTCACCAAGGCGCTGTTGATCAACCATGACGCGCCGGAGCACACCCGGCTGCGAAAGCTGGTGTCGCGCTTGTTCACCCCGCGCGCGATCGCCGCGCTCGAGGAACGGCTCGGGACCGCCGCGCGCGAGATCGTCGCCGCCGCAAAGCGGAAGGGCAGCGGAAACTTCGTCGACGATGTCGCGATGAACCTGCCGCTGTTGGCGATCGCCGACCTGATCGGTGTGCCCGAGGCCGATCGCGAGAAGTTGTTCGGATGGACCAACGCGATCATGAACACCGACGACCCCGACTTCGACTCCGACCCGACCGCAGCCAACGCGGAGCTGATGGGTTACGCCTATTCGATGGCCGAGGAGCGCCGCCGCTGTCCGGCCGACGACATCGTGACGCGGCTGGTGCAGGCCGACATCGACGGCGAGTCGCTCGACGACGTGGAGTTCGCGTTCTTCGTGATCCTGCTGGCGGTGGCGGGCAATGAGACCACCCGCAACGCGATGACGCACGGTATGAACGCGTTCTTCGAGAACCCCGACCAGTGGGAGTTGTTCAAGCGGGAGAGGCCCGAGACCACCGCCGACGAGATCGTGCGCTGGGCCACCCCTGTGCACTGTTTCCAGCGAACCGCGATGGCCGACACCGAACTCGGAGGCGTCACGATTCGCGAAGGCCAGCGTGTCGGCCTGTTCTACAGTTCGGCCAACTACGACGAGAGCGTCTTCGAACAACCCTTCCGTTTCGACATCGTGCGTGACCCCAACCCACACCTTGGGTTCGGCGGCAACGGCGCCCACTACTGCATCGGCGCGAACCTGGCCCGCATGGAGATCAAGCTGATCTTCGACGAGATCGCCGACCAGATTCCCGACATCGCCAAACTCGGCGAACCACAACGCCTTCGGTCGGGCTGGATCAACGGCGTCAAGGACCTGCAGGTCTCCTACACCGGCTGA
- the purB gene encoding adenylosuccinate lyase — MTIPNVLAHRYASEDMVAIWSPEAKVVAERRLWLAVLSAQAELGVSVPASVVADYERVLERVDLSSIAARERVLRHDVKARIEEFNALAGHEHVHKGMTSRDLTENVEQLQIRRSLELVHTHGVAVVARLAERAVLYRDLVMAGRSHNVAAQATTLGKRFASAAEETLIALQRLRSLVDRYPLRGIKGPMGTAQDMLDLFDGDVSRLAELERRVAEFLGFTEIFTSVGQVYPRSLDHDVISTLVQVGAGPSSLAHTIRLMAGHELVTEGFAPGQVGSSAMPHKMNTRSCERVNGLQVVLRGYASMAAELAGAQWNEGDVFCSVVRRVALPDAFFAVDGQIETFLTVLDEFGAYPAVIQRELDRYLPFLATTRILIAAVRAGVGRETAHEVIKEHAVAVALAMREKGSEPDLLDRLAADPRLPLDRAALDAALADKQAFSGAAGDQVDRVVEAVDELVSRYPEAAKYTSGAIL, encoded by the coding sequence GTGACCATCCCCAACGTGCTGGCCCACCGATACGCCAGTGAAGACATGGTGGCCATCTGGTCGCCGGAGGCCAAGGTCGTCGCGGAGCGCCGGCTGTGGCTGGCGGTGCTGAGCGCGCAGGCGGAGTTGGGTGTGAGCGTCCCCGCGTCGGTGGTTGCGGACTACGAGCGGGTGCTCGAGCGGGTCGACCTGTCCTCGATTGCGGCCCGCGAACGGGTGCTGCGCCACGATGTCAAGGCGCGCATCGAGGAGTTCAACGCGCTGGCGGGTCACGAACACGTGCACAAGGGCATGACTAGCCGCGACCTGACCGAGAACGTCGAGCAGCTGCAGATCCGCCGTTCACTCGAACTCGTGCATACGCATGGCGTGGCGGTGGTGGCCCGGCTGGCCGAGCGTGCCGTCTTGTATCGCGACCTCGTCATGGCCGGGCGCAGCCACAACGTCGCGGCGCAGGCCACCACGTTGGGCAAGCGGTTCGCTTCGGCGGCCGAGGAGACGCTGATCGCGCTGCAGCGGCTGCGCTCGTTGGTCGACCGCTATCCGTTACGTGGCATCAAGGGCCCGATGGGTACCGCTCAGGACATGCTGGACCTGTTCGACGGGGACGTGTCGCGGCTCGCCGAGTTGGAACGCCGCGTTGCCGAATTCCTCGGTTTCACCGAGATTTTCACCAGCGTAGGGCAGGTTTACCCGCGCTCGCTCGACCACGACGTCATCTCGACGCTCGTCCAGGTGGGTGCGGGACCATCGTCGCTGGCCCACACCATCCGGCTGATGGCCGGGCACGAGCTCGTCACCGAGGGCTTCGCGCCAGGGCAGGTGGGGTCGTCGGCGATGCCACACAAGATGAACACGCGGTCGTGCGAGCGGGTGAACGGGCTGCAGGTGGTGCTCCGCGGTTACGCGTCCATGGCGGCCGAACTCGCCGGCGCGCAATGGAATGAGGGCGACGTGTTCTGCTCGGTGGTGCGCCGGGTCGCGCTGCCGGATGCGTTCTTCGCCGTCGACGGACAGATCGAGACCTTCCTGACGGTGCTCGACGAGTTCGGCGCCTACCCCGCGGTGATCCAGCGTGAGCTGGACCGCTACCTGCCTTTCCTCGCGACGACTCGGATCCTCATCGCCGCCGTCCGGGCCGGGGTCGGCCGCGAGACCGCTCACGAGGTGATCAAGGAGCACGCCGTCGCGGTGGCCCTGGCGATGCGGGAGAAGGGTTCCGAACCCGACCTGCTGGATCGGTTGGCCGCCGACCCGCGGCTACCGCTGGACCGGGCGGCGTTGGATGCGGCGCTGGCCGACAAGCAGGCGTTCTCCGGCGCGGCCGGTGATCAGGTGGACCGGGTGGTCGAGGCGGTCGACGAGTTGGTGAGCCGCTATCCCGAAGCGGCGAAATACACTTCGGGTGCCATCTTGTGA
- a CDS encoding APC family permease → MGKQPELRRVMGPGLLLLFVVGDILGTGVYALTGQVAGEVGGAAWLPFLLAFAIATVTAFSYLELVTKYPQAAGAALYAHKAFGIQFFTFLVAFVVMCSGITSASTASQAFAANMIKGFGLDWGRAGVAVIALTFMAVLAAINLRGVSESVKLNVGLTIIEITGLMLVIFVGLWAFTQGGDTDFSRIVMFESSEERSTFVAITAATSLAFFAMVGFEDSVNMAEEIKDPVRTFPKVLLTGLGIAGVVYILVSIIAVALVPIGELRASSTPLVDVVEAAAPGLPIDELFPFITMFAVSNTALINMLMASRLIYGMARQHVLPPVLGSVHRTRHTPWVAIIFTTVVAFGLIFYVSTFASSKALSVLGGTTSLLLLAVFAMVNVAVLVLRRDVRKEGGHFRTPTALPVMGFITSLYLVTPLSGRPGTQYLLAGILLVIGVVLFLITMAINKQLGIKDAGITDPTHLAQAPD, encoded by the coding sequence ATGGGCAAACAGCCAGAACTTCGGCGGGTCATGGGTCCGGGGCTGTTGCTCTTGTTCGTTGTCGGCGACATCCTCGGCACCGGTGTGTATGCCCTGACCGGCCAGGTTGCCGGCGAGGTGGGTGGGGCGGCCTGGTTGCCGTTCCTGCTCGCATTCGCGATCGCGACGGTCACGGCGTTCTCCTACCTGGAGCTGGTCACGAAGTATCCGCAGGCCGCGGGAGCAGCGCTCTACGCGCACAAGGCATTCGGGATCCAGTTCTTCACGTTCCTCGTCGCGTTCGTGGTGATGTGCTCCGGCATCACATCGGCGTCGACCGCGTCACAGGCGTTCGCCGCCAACATGATCAAGGGTTTCGGCCTGGATTGGGGCAGGGCGGGCGTCGCCGTCATCGCGCTGACCTTCATGGCCGTCCTGGCCGCGATCAATCTGCGCGGTGTCAGCGAGAGCGTCAAGCTCAACGTCGGCCTGACCATCATCGAGATCACCGGCCTGATGCTGGTGATCTTCGTCGGACTGTGGGCGTTCACCCAGGGCGGCGACACCGACTTCTCCCGCATCGTGATGTTCGAAAGCAGCGAGGAGCGAAGCACATTCGTCGCGATCACCGCGGCGACATCGCTGGCCTTCTTCGCGATGGTCGGGTTCGAGGACTCGGTCAACATGGCCGAGGAGATCAAGGACCCGGTCCGGACTTTTCCCAAGGTGTTGTTGACCGGACTGGGCATCGCGGGCGTGGTGTACATCCTGGTGTCGATCATCGCGGTGGCGTTGGTGCCGATCGGTGAACTGAGGGCGAGCAGCACGCCGCTGGTCGATGTTGTCGAAGCGGCGGCGCCGGGGCTTCCGATCGACGAGCTGTTCCCGTTCATCACGATGTTCGCGGTGTCGAACACCGCGCTGATCAACATGCTGATGGCCAGTCGGCTGATCTACGGGATGGCGCGTCAGCATGTTCTGCCCCCAGTGCTGGGCTCGGTGCACCGGACTCGTCACACGCCCTGGGTCGCAATCATATTCACGACGGTCGTCGCGTTCGGGCTGATCTTCTACGTCTCCACCTTCGCGAGCAGCAAGGCGCTTTCGGTGCTCGGCGGCACCACCTCGCTGCTGCTGCTGGCGGTGTTCGCGATGGTCAACGTCGCGGTGCTGGTACTGCGACGCGATGTCCGAAAGGAGGGCGGACACTTCCGGACACCGACGGCACTGCCGGTGATGGGGTTCATCACCTCGCTGTATCTGGTGACACCGCTGTCGGGGCGCCCGGGCACGCAGTACCTGTTGGCCGGAATCCTGCTCGTGATCGGGGTTGTCCTCTTCCTGATCACGATGGCGATCAACAAGCAGCTCGGCATCAAGGATGCCGGCATCACCGACCCCACCCACTTGGCTCAAGCGCCGGACTGA
- a CDS encoding DUF429 domain-containing protein, with amino-acid sequence MHFVGLDLAWGERNQTGVAAVDADGRLLHIGAARDDASILAAIAPFTGGACVVAVDAPLIVANPTGHRPAEAAFNRDFQRFEAGARPAFSAKPELKNPRAARLAHVLDLDIDPASRADRRAIEVYPHPATVVLFDLDKTIKYKRGRFVDRQRGLLTLMTLIEGLDCATPRLRVHDDTAWAEVRERVEAATRPSQLDREEDPVDAVVCAYVGLYRHHRPSDVTVYGDYATGYIVTPTLPTHRVAAPKGRTADQSGA; translated from the coding sequence ATGCACTTCGTTGGCCTCGACCTCGCCTGGGGTGAGCGCAACCAGACCGGTGTCGCGGCCGTCGACGCAGACGGGCGGCTGCTGCACATCGGCGCCGCCCGTGACGACGCGAGCATTCTGGCGGCCATCGCACCGTTCACCGGTGGCGCGTGCGTGGTCGCCGTCGATGCTCCGCTGATCGTGGCCAACCCGACCGGCCACCGGCCCGCCGAGGCGGCCTTCAATCGCGACTTCCAACGATTCGAGGCTGGCGCGCGCCCCGCGTTCAGCGCCAAGCCGGAGTTGAAGAACCCGCGCGCCGCCCGGTTGGCGCATGTGCTGGACCTCGACATCGATCCGGCGTCGCGCGCCGACCGCCGAGCGATCGAGGTGTATCCCCACCCGGCCACGGTCGTGTTGTTCGACCTCGACAAGACCATCAAATACAAGAGGGGCAGGTTCGTGGACCGCCAGCGCGGACTGCTGACCTTGATGACGCTGATCGAAGGGCTCGACTGCGCCACGCCCCGACTGCGGGTGCACGACGACACCGCGTGGGCCGAGGTCCGCGAGCGGGTCGAAGCGGCGACCCGGCCCAGCCAACTCGACCGCGAAGAGGATCCCGTCGACGCGGTCGTCTGCGCCTACGTCGGCCTGTACCGACATCACCGGCCCTCAGACGTCACCGTCTACGGCGACTACGCAACCGGGTACATCGTCACGCCGACGCTGCCGACGCACCGGGTGGCCGCACCGAAAGGCCGGACGGCCGATCAGTCCGGCGCTTGA
- the purD gene encoding phosphoribosylamine--glycine ligase translates to MRVLVVGSGAREHALLLALRRDPEVEGLAIAPGNAGTAAIADQYDVDVTSGEAVTKLAQRIRADLVVIGPEVPLVLGVADAVRSAGIACFGPGTDAARIEGSKSFAKDVMTAAGVRTARSEVVDNPARLDASLDRFGPPGGERAWVVKDDGLAAGKGVVVTPDRAAARAHAANLLESGHPVLLESFLDGPEVSLFCVVDGETVVPLLPAQDFKRAGDNDTGPNTGGMGAYAPLPWLPEDILTQIVDEVVKPVAAELVARGSPFSGLMYAGLAITSQGPAVIEFNCRFGDPETQSVLALLETPLGQLLYAAASGNLADEPPLRWRDGAAVTVVLAAENYPGRPRVGDPITGSEADGVLHAGTRRRDDGAIVSSGGRVLSVVGTGADLAAAREAAYRVIKSIRLPGSHFRSDIALAAAEERLAR, encoded by the coding sequence GTGCGAGTCCTGGTGGTCGGATCCGGAGCCCGGGAACATGCGCTGCTGCTGGCGCTGCGGCGTGACCCCGAGGTGGAGGGCCTGGCGATCGCGCCGGGGAATGCGGGAACCGCGGCGATCGCCGACCAGTACGACGTCGACGTCACCTCCGGCGAGGCGGTGACCAAGCTGGCGCAGCGCATCCGCGCCGACCTGGTGGTCATCGGTCCGGAAGTACCGCTGGTCCTCGGCGTGGCCGACGCGGTGCGCAGCGCCGGGATCGCCTGCTTCGGCCCGGGCACGGACGCCGCCCGGATCGAGGGTTCGAAGTCGTTCGCCAAGGACGTGATGACGGCCGCCGGAGTTCGCACCGCCAGGAGCGAGGTCGTCGACAACCCCGCACGCCTCGACGCCTCACTCGACCGGTTCGGCCCACCTGGTGGCGAGCGCGCATGGGTGGTCAAGGACGACGGCCTGGCCGCCGGCAAGGGTGTGGTGGTGACGCCCGACCGCGCCGCGGCCCGGGCGCACGCGGCGAATCTGCTCGAGTCGGGGCATCCGGTGCTGCTCGAGTCGTTCCTGGACGGGCCCGAAGTCTCGCTGTTCTGTGTCGTCGACGGTGAAACCGTCGTGCCCCTGCTTCCCGCGCAGGACTTCAAGCGTGCCGGCGACAACGACACCGGACCCAACACCGGGGGCATGGGAGCGTATGCACCGCTGCCCTGGCTGCCCGAGGACATCCTCACCCAGATCGTCGACGAGGTGGTGAAACCCGTTGCCGCCGAACTGGTTGCGCGCGGCAGTCCGTTCTCGGGCCTGATGTACGCCGGCTTGGCGATCACATCGCAGGGACCGGCGGTAATCGAATTCAACTGCCGTTTCGGCGATCCGGAGACGCAGTCCGTGCTGGCGCTGCTGGAGACACCGTTGGGTCAGCTACTGTACGCGGCCGCGAGCGGCAACCTTGCGGACGAGCCGCCCTTGCGGTGGCGCGACGGCGCCGCGGTGACCGTGGTGCTCGCCGCGGAGAACTACCCGGGCCGACCTCGGGTCGGCGACCCGATCACCGGCTCCGAGGCCGACGGAGTGCTGCACGCGGGCACCCGTCGCCGCGACGACGGTGCCATCGTGTCATCTGGCGGCCGTGTGCTTTCGGTGGTGGGCACCGGCGCGGACCTCGCCGCGGCGCGCGAGGCCGCCTACCGGGTGATCAAGTCGATTCGGCTGCCGGGCAGTCATTTTCGCAGCGATATCGCGTTGGCCGCGGCCGAGGAGCGGCTGGCTCGCTAG